In Pyrus communis chromosome 15, drPyrComm1.1, whole genome shotgun sequence, the genomic stretch GCACACTgttataaaattttcatttattaaGGGGaccatgttatatatatataagacgTAGTGGTAACCATGTTTGCAAGTATTGCTACAAACGTGAAGTGATCAGTCATTAGACAGGCTAGCTGGTGGCATCCGAGGAGACTAAGCACCTTGCTAATCGAATCCACGACATTAACACGACTCCAGTTCCAACCTCTTGATTAGCTTATTGTACAAGTTGTAACGATGTCTTCGCTATTGTTATTTGGACGAAAGTCCACCCTTATGATTCGGCCATACCTAGTGAAAGGATCGTTGCTCGATGAATAAAAGTTACTCAAAGTTATGTTGATCTTCCTCAAGAGTTCAAGGTTTGGGTCCCTTAATGTCGACTCTTTCGCCTCCTGAAGCTGTAGTATGATTCAAGAGTTAGGTTGTTCGCCTATTCAAATAGTGCCCACATGGTTAAAGGCATTATTCTAAGTCGAGAAGTATAGATAGATTTCAAGGTTGAAGTTAAATTAAGCAGTTGTCTAAATTGTATTACAAACGAATGTCAAAAGTGCTATActacatttgatcaaatccaaatCTTTCCTTCACACTTCACCATCCAAATGGAGCTTTATAAAGTGTCCAACatttataagttataaccatATGTTTTTTAGACCTGGCTGGTACATGCATAAACAGGTTTTGTTTATTTACCTATGCGGTAAATGTAGCAttactttaaaaattaatatttttttaacatgaTATACCTAGAGTAAGAGACCAAAACTCCTCGTTAATGCTTTAGACTTAATCAGAATACCATCCCCTATGATAATCTTGAGAACAAATAAATCTAAAACTGTTATGCACAATAATGTAACCAAGAATAGCTCATATGATCTGTTACCACATTCAAACTGAGAAAACAAGTACCCAGCATAATTACAATTGTTTAATCCTTCATGGTTCAGTCAAAGAACAAATTTATTGTAATTACAGCTCTTTTATTctacagaaaagaaaatttgctAAACATGTAGACAACTACAACATGGAGTCCTTCAGAAGACAgacaaagaggatccagaaaAAAGATATGTAGTgaacaatatatataaaatagctCTCCATGTATAAACATTGCAGTTTACATTCATGGAACCCTTCTGTgtcataaattaattaattaatcattttaATGGGTAGTGTAAATATACAGTTATATATCTGTCTGTTGCAGGGGAGAAACAAATATTTCGTGCTGAAGATCTCTTCCCGTCGCTATCGAACacgatttatttatttttatttttatgctttTGCGTCAATCGGGATGTTAGGGCATTGTAGGTGGACGCACTGTCAAAACTCAGAACATTGCATTTCATCATCCTTACAGGTGAAACCAATCAGGGTTTTGGATAAGTAATGTTTTCTTTTGGTATATATTACTCGCAGCTCGTGAATTTAGGTTGTAGCTTATGGAGTATGACGATAGCCAGCTGCTTATTCTAGTTTAACGTGATTCAGATTTGTTTAAACTTTGATATGCTAGCTTAAACCATTTTTTACGCcagtttttaataaataaaacaaggtTATTAGAGCTAGGTTTGTTAATTAATAAGAAACTTTACAAAGGCTCGTATCTCAATACTACCAATTGGTTGATAGTGGTggaacttcaatttttttcacgGTATCAGAACAAATTGACTTACTTGTGAAGCTAACGACCACGCATGCTTTATACAAGTAGCAAAATTTTTAAGAAATATCGACTAATATATTAATatcaatttaaatattaattaaaatataaagtaGGAGAAGCTCGCCAAGAAACATCAAAGCTACTTTCGAAGCTTCTACAAACTCCAAAATCAACAAATAATGCATCAGtgaggaaattttttttagggAGCTCCTAAGCTAATTTTTCAATGCTTTCTGAAATTTCACTGGAAAATTGGGAGCCCCTAAAATCTAATGAAATGTTTTTAGGGAGCGCTAAAccctaatgaaaattttcttgcaAGGTGGGAAAAGTTGACCTTAGATACGACAGTACTGagaatttgaattatattttctcTGTTATATTCCTTGTTGTTTGTACTTTATAACAATGCATGAAACATTGACAATATGACATaagtttttttaaaagaaaaaatgcaAAAACATTGTAGTTGAGAGAATTGCTTTTGCTgccttttaatttcaaaattacaCTACTAAGAAATTGACTAGCAACTATAAAAAAATCTTATGATAAAGATTGCATTGACTTTATTGAAATTATCTCTAGAAATCTCAAATGTGTTAGACATTAGACAAAAGTATcaaaaattttaacgaaattgTCCATATATTAAAATATCTCTGAAATTTTAGAAAGgtattcaaatttttaaacaaaatattgtagACCAActgatgtcacatcccggcccggggcggatcacttcccggacccgctccactaccgtaacatgatattgtccgctttgggcttaccattccctcacggttttgtttttgggaactcacgagcaacttcccagtggatcacccattatgggattgctcaagcctccttctcgcttaacttcggagttcttacggaacccgaaaccagtgagctcccaaaaggcctcgtgctaggtagggatgagaatatgcatataaggatcactcccctgggcgatgtgggatgtcacaactgatattgttgataattgaattattacttaagcgttaatcaacgtacttatttcctattagtttagctagcattaccctttcacAAATATCAAAGATATTTgcttaggggtgtgctatccaaaaactcattttacttcttacacattcgttgttaatttctatcatttgatcttctttaatttagtCGATCTAACGATCGCAAATTAAGAGATTATGTATaaagtaaaaaatggtgtgtggatAGTACACACTTTTCATTTCGTTTATCAACATTCCATTTtacaaatatatcaatagatattttattaatatgtatttTTACAAACGATGGAATAATATACAATAAATTCATCTAAGCTACATAGAGGAAGaatcaaacaaagaaaattaggtGCAAAACAAATTCTTTAACCAGCTGAGGTACAAGTCACTTACAAATATTTCTATATATAAGGGATACTTAATTCTTTGTGTACACCTATAAACCGAGAGATTTTTCACTATGCGATCTCGTACACTAAGTATAAtaatacaatttattaaaaatcttgaaaaataaatttaaactgtTATGAAATTTGATGTACCGAACCGTGTTCATGTCACCATAAAAACTATCTTCTATGAATCAGCCCGAGCAGGTTCTAGACAGTCATTGGCCAGTACGTGTAATTAGCTTGATCCAGCTGGAACCCGAAGGCACTGCTTTAAATTCACACCGCATCTTAATTACCAACTTAAATGCTTATTACTAAGACGAGATAAGCCTTCGCCCAGGTCACCTCACGAGCTTCGTGTAAGACTGGGAGGGCGCGTGTTGTCACGTTTCGCCCCACATCGGATTCCAGCTGACTGCTAGTTGGGTCAGACTCCGCGCTTCCCGATAGACATTCAAGTATGCGTCCAGCCTGGAATCCCAACGTAACGTTTATCTTCAAAGTGAGTTTACAATTCTACCCACCGAATATTCGGGGTCAGTCCGTTTAACCAAGGGTGTGATGGTCAATTAGGTGGTTGTGCAATCTGTAGCTAGGCTGTAAATGTTTTTTGTCTTGTAGTAGGAAAGAGGATTATACTTACTTTCACAAGGGATGGGCCCTACCCCCATACTAACGTTTCTTCCGGTTTAGGCGTTGGCTGTAAAGACACGTTACCTTTTTACCCCAAGAGCAATGACAGATCTCCACTCTCACTGTCTCACTCCCTGCCTCCCCATACACGGCCAGAAATCCAATACTAGATTATTattggtttttttaattatcgCGATTGCCACTTACTattatgattttaatttaaagaattattattaacatttcaaaattttcattttacattttaaactttttatatttagaaagaaaaatacagtgtataataagatttttagaatgttaATAATACTTCTCTTAATttaatagtaatttttttttttgtaaataggAGGTAATAAGTTTGATTCTtgtcaaaaacgaatttaagctacattattattagtttattgtAAAGCCTATCTTACTTTCTCACCcattaatttaaataatattcattttttttttaaaatagttgtaGTGAGCTTTCTATTACTACATTAAAATAATGGTTTATTCTAAATATAAATGTAAAGTTTTAAATTCGcttcttataaataaaaatccaaatattaatttattatagttaAGTTATCGTGTATTATTTTGCAATTCTCTGAAATGAACTAACATCTACCAATATAATTTTGTTTAGTATGTCAAAATAATTAAGACAATATCAAATGAAGTAACATCTACCAATATAGTATATACTGAAAAAGGAGGATTGGTTTTTTTTCGTTATATACTTGTATTTTTGCTCGATTAAGGGAAAAAAATGAGAGAACAGTAAGGGCATGTTTGGTAGTgtacttgaatccaactttttaaattcaaaaacagttttcaagttttaagctttaaaaacttgtttggtatgactatttttaaaaactgaacttaaaattaactcaaaaatataatttattctttaaaaacataaaaagtgagtttttagagtttttaaacttaaactcactcattttttttctccccctcctcccctctcactccaaatatatctctctcttttcttctttctttctcctctttttttttttttttttttttacaccttTTTCGTCTGCTCCAATCCAATCAAGTTTAagttgtaaaatttaaaaattttaaatcgcaaaccaatcaagttttttaatcttaaaaaaattatttttaaaaaatattttaaaaaatgataaaaaatttcaaataagataccaaacaggtcttaagtttttaaaatttgtccCAAATAAAGGGGTACGATTCGTTGTTGGAGCGTGGAAACAAAAGCATGGTGAAAGCGTGAGGTGAGCAGGTTTGAGATAATAAAGAAACGCGCTTGCGATTATTAGCATTCGGTCACTTTTCCATCCCTACCGCCTGCCCAAACCCCTCAAGTCGTGAATGAGAAgccatctttctctctctctctctaaacagtACTCTGTATTTGTATTTACTGTCTCTCTTTCTCAACACCTTCCCACATTCAATATACCCCACCCCCACGACCCCgcactttttcaatttttaatccaAAAATTTGAACCTCCTCCTCAcctctatataaacagcctGCCCACCCCTCTCATTCCACACCTATATCTCAACCCCTCCCGGCTCCTATCTGAAAAACCTCTccaaaatctaatatttttttagagaaaagaaaaaaaggaaaagaaaacatgGGTTTGAATTCTAGTCAGTGGCTTATGAAGCTGTTTGTTGTGGCCACCTTGTTCCAAGTTTCATTCGGTTCCAGCAGGTTGTTCCAAGTCTCGTTGGCAACAAGGAAGCTGAGCGAGCTTGTCCAAGACCAAACCCAGCTCCTCAAATACCACAACGGCCCTCTCCTCTCCGGTAAAATTACCATCAACCTCATCTGGTACGGTAACTTTAAGCCCTCCCAGAAAGCCATTGTTTCCGATTTCATCTCCTCCTTGTCCTCCTCCTCCCCTTCCAACACCCCCCAACCCTCCGTCGCCGCCTGGTGGAAGACCACCGAGAAATACTACCACCTCACCTCCAACAAAAAGTCCTCCaactccctctccctctctctgggGAGACAGATTCTCGACCAAGGCTACTCCCTCGGCAAATCCCTCACCACCAAACAGATTGTCGCATTGGCCGCAAAGGGTGACCAAAAGAATGCCATCAACGTTGTCCTGACATCCGCCGACGTGGCTGTCGATGGCTTCTGTATGAACCGGTGCGGTACCCACGGGTCTGCCTCCGGCTCTTCCAAAACCGGACACATCAAGGGCGCCAAGAACTATAAGTTCGCTTTCATTTGGGTTGGAAACTCGGAGACCCAATGCCCGGGGCAGTGCGCGTGGCCATTCCACCAGCCCATCTATGGACCCCAAAGCCCACCCCTTGTGGCCCCCAACAACGACGTGGGCCTCGACGGCATGGTCATCAACCTGGCTAGCCTTCTGGCCGGGACAGCCACCAACCCATTCGGAAATGGATACTTCCAGGGCCCGGCCGAGGCGCCACTAGAAGCTTCCTCGGCCTGCCCTGGGGTTTACGGGAAGGGAGCTTATCCTGGTTATGCCGGGGACTTGCTGCAGGACCCCACCACCGGTGCCAGCTACAATGCCAATGGTTCTAATGGAAGGAAGTACTTGCTTCCTGCACTATATAATCCTGCAACTTCATCTTGCTTTACTTTGGTTTGAAACATGAGAAGGACTAATGTATAAGCCTAATTAGGTGTTAGATATATTCATTGAtttgttcaaattttcttttggttatgCGGATTGTAATGATATAAAAATAGCAAATTGCTTCGATTTGCATAAGAAATTATTCTGCCTTCAGTTCTAGCTGATTTTTACGcactttttttaatattttaacatGCTCTTTTTAACGTGTATTAAATTTGTGAGAAATTAAGAAGAACGTGTGCTTGTCTTTGACCTATCTAAATTAATCTAATTAGATTGATGGTTTCTGACAGAGAAAAAAGTTGGGAGTAATGGTCGGTGAGCTTTTGAAAAGCTGAAAACCTCGAACGAGCTTACTAGTTGTGTCTGAGTGTAGAgctagaatggatgtgtgtttgCCCTTCCACATCTTTTGCCATACCAATTTTCATATCAACCGTTTCGTTTTGCATGATAAAACTTGAATGCTAAAATGAAAAATCTTTAACAAggttgctttttttctttttttgtgtcAACTAACTAGCACATGGGATAAAATAATGAGCGAGTTCCACATTTCATGCGTAGTTTGATAAtttgttatttgatttttttcaattcatttaattcgacgattgaaaattgaaaa encodes the following:
- the LOC137717736 gene encoding protein PHOSPHATE-INDUCED 1-like; the protein is MGLNSSQWLMKLFVVATLFQVSFGSSRLFQVSLATRKLSELVQDQTQLLKYHNGPLLSGKITINLIWYGNFKPSQKAIVSDFISSLSSSSPSNTPQPSVAAWWKTTEKYYHLTSNKKSSNSLSLSLGRQILDQGYSLGKSLTTKQIVALAAKGDQKNAINVVLTSADVAVDGFCMNRCGTHGSASGSSKTGHIKGAKNYKFAFIWVGNSETQCPGQCAWPFHQPIYGPQSPPLVAPNNDVGLDGMVINLASLLAGTATNPFGNGYFQGPAEAPLEASSACPGVYGKGAYPGYAGDLLQDPTTGASYNANGSNGRKYLLPALYNPATSSCFTLV